DNA from Eucalyptus grandis isolate ANBG69807.140 chromosome 5, ASM1654582v1, whole genome shotgun sequence:
AAAGTGATAGAGcaagaaaaactcaagaatGGGCTTCTATATACCCCTTATTTTTTTCACCTACCAACAAGAACTAGAGGAGTAAGTAATTAACCTGAACAACAATCCCAACCGATGATTCACGGCTCGGACCAAGCTCTTTTGGGTTTGCTCGAGCCTTTTCAGGACTAGGTCATTCTTTACACCATGACAAAAGGAAATTTCCTGAATTTAATCTCAATAGGACCCTTCGATTCTTAAGTTAGTATCGAAGGATAATGAAGGGAAAGGAACTTGGCTCAAGAGCTTTCTCTAGAAGAGAGCCAAAAAGCCAAAGAAAATGTGGGACTCATCCTTAATCATTTATATATCTTGACATAGTTATTACCATAAATGTCTTACTCCCATTCGTGgaattatcaaaatttgatcAATAACTATTCAATTTACTCATAAGGATGCGAGCCATTACCGTAACCCTATGAACATGCTGAAAGCCACAAACTCTCTTCATAAGAAGTAGCAAATATCCGAATCACATATTAACTAGACTGTTCACTTATGATATAATTCAAACTCGTGATCTCATGAAAAGACATCCAGACTCCTTTATCATTGGGCTATTACGCTCGACGATGGATACCAAACTTGTCTTCCAAGTAAACATTCGAGAATCTTGACTAGCCATGCCCCCATGTGGGCCCTACATGATGATCGGATAAATCCTTGAAAGCATTCAAGATAAGGGCCGACCTACTTTGGATATCTTATCGGTTGGCTCGACTGTGGTTGGGCTTCTCCAAGGGGTCTggtcgagttttttttttttttttttttttttgctgatgGATTGAGGCCCAATCAAATGGGCCTGATAATTTCACCCCACGTCACCTATGACGAGCCCACCCCCTTCCCCGATTCATCATGCCATCTTCGtgccttctcttctctttttctcctcttcttcacgTAACAAATTTCGGaaacataatcaaaataaaagatacttGGACGATTCTCTGAAGATGACAGAAAATCGACCACTTGGCATAGACTATTTTTAATCGATAAGAAGCCTTGGAAATGGTTGAGTGATCAAAGACCAGGCCCTTCCGGCATGACTACTTCTCCCAAAGGTTGAATGTGATGTGTGCATTTGATTTCTTTGACCTCATTAGACAGATTTGATTGACTGAAACCAATGGATCAGATCAATCCTAAGTGATCCTGAGTTTTTATATTGTCAAAAGAATTCTTTGATTCGATCACACTATAATACCCATTTACAAATTTCTTCCGTGTTGTATCACAATTctacaaaaatgcattttggaTGAATTGATCAAAAAGTTAGATAGAAACTTTTGCAACTCTAGagaataatattatatattaagatAGGCTTTAATGTACGACATTTAAATGGAAAAGAATTTGTTACTTTCAAAGTGTGAAAAGACTACCTTTTCTTTGCCAGAAATCAAAACATCTTGTTTGGCATCAACTTCAATGTATTAAATGCACACCATACTAccgaaaaaaaattgcacatcacaagaatcacatttaaatctCCAAATAAGCATACCTTAAGTGAAAGTCAAGATTCACAATTTCACACACAAGGTAGCACTTAGAATTAAAGGAAACAAATGTTGACATTAACATACTATGAAACTAGAAAGGATTTggactaggggtgtgcaacgggaaccgcccgaaccgggaaccggccggaccggaccaaaccggtcggtttgggcggttcccatggTCGGCGGTTCGGtccccggttcctaatcttggaaccggtggcggtcggtccggttcccggtttcaaggtgggaaccggaccgaaccggaccgaccggaccgaaccaaactttttatatataatttatatacatagaattaataaaacatataaacatgataacttattgcaaccaaaattgcaatttgaggtagcaacctcttatgtggccaagagaccattaaaatcatttttattactcttttatttatagaaaaatctcattgatagtttcgACGTGGAACTAAGACTTCAAGAGTTCCCGTGaatcacacaagtgaagtttgaatattttgcacgtggaacacgtgtgattagttttgttgaattgcccGAGAATCGGGTGAATTGATCGGTCAAAACGTGATCACTCTTTAgttctttagtgcaaaaaagtatagttgatttttttggaccggaccggaccggaccggaaccgatggaaccgatggtccggtccggttcccggtcctaggaccaaacggtccggtccacggttcgcaattttgggaaccggtgctcccggtcggttcccggttccaaggtggaaccggaccgaagcgggaaccgatcacccctaatttgGACTGAAGATAAATTGCGGGAAAACGTGTTTTGTAATACAAAACAATAACTCTTGGAGAACTTTACAAAAGAAAGATGATTAGGTCATTTTAGCAGGACTGTGATATGTAAATTGCAGCTTTGAAgctagaaatatttttctatcgtgggcaaaaaaattaaggcatgtttttggtatttttcctgcttcggtttttttttttttttgccggttGCCTCCAAAATTAAAAGCTGGGTTATTTGGATTAAGATCTAAACCTTTGCCCtttgattttttgaaagataaataaTACTGATTTGGCTTAAGAGTGCTGCTGAGTTAGCTTATCGAAAAAGAGAAGGGCTAccaaatttgttaaattagCTTCCATATATCGGAGTTTAATCGTTTGAAAAAAATAGATCTTTACTAGTAGGCATATTTTTCCATGCTTGGAATGGGTCTTGTGTTGTATCATTTTAAGATATTTAAATTTAGTAAAGTTCCTTCTCAAATTGTGCCCATTTGGCTTGTGTGAGAACTACAATTTTTTTGTGTAGAagtgatgataataataaaatgtgatataagaagtaaaaacaataaaataatacatATGAAAGCAAAATATAATGATAAATACGTAGATTGAGTTGCCTTACTTATGAATTGCTCTAACAGAAATATTGtatacttctttttttctacatTCACtaatattaaattgaatttaacatcgactaatttttatttataatctgATATAGTTTCTTTGTTCACTATCCTTTTAGACAGCACAATTAACAAATGTTGTATTCCATTATATATTGTattttacaagaaaaatataaatttactaTCAATAGTATGAAGTAGACTCATGTTTATATAATTAGAGACATATCTTCATTAGAAAAAGTATATGATGCATAATAAGGTCATACTGACTTGCAATTGTAAGTAAATGCGATGTACTATTTTATGGAAATTTAGCCTATTTTCGCTAAACCACCTAGTCTTATAGATACATATCTTTACTTACAGTATTTTCTCTTTGCCACATAACACGAAGTGAgtcaaattgattgaaatataTAATTAGGAGTATTTTCTCATTAGCAAAAAAGCATCATGTACGTGGGccccatgatttttttttttaaatactagAACCAAGTATATTAGAGAATTTATGAATATCCATCATGGACGTATTTCAACAAATTTGACGGAAAGATTTGTTAAACAACATCATGGACGTATCTTAACAACAaatccttttttgttttgttaatgATATAACACTATGTTCAAAGAAGGAGAAAACGAACAAAAAGAAACCGAAACGACATCCACCATgagcaaaaagaaattaaaataattcgACTGCAAAGaaagttttcataattaatgTAATTACATTATTTATTTCACTATATTAGACAAGATAGATGACGCTAaatgaattcttcttcttttttataaaacCCTTTAGATGGTGTAAATATTAACTTTTTTCATAGGCTGAAGCTAAAAAGGGTATACGAAACAAATTCGGAAAATTAACTTGCCACGTCATCATCAAAGTAAGTCCACGTCATCGCGCCTTTTTTGCTGCCGTCATTCTGACACACTCCGCTCGGTGAAAAGCGAAGTCAAAATCACCGTAGACCACGCGGGCCCCCGCGCCGTGCACGAGCAGGGAAGCGCCTCGTTCCGATTTTCCCTTACTACCCTCCTCTCAAACCACGATTTACAAGCAAACCACGCCAGGAAGCCATGTGATTGCGACAGCAGTTGAGGGCATAATCGACATTTCATTGCGAAAAGTATGGGGGGAGATCCCGGCAAAATCTCTCACAGCCCTTTTAAAACGCCCTGCGTCTTAAGTCCTCCGACcaacaaaagaaccaaaaacgATGGCGGACGCGTCCACCAATCGCCGCCGCAATCGCCctccgaccgccgccgccgccgccgccgccgccctcctcctcGCCGTGTTCCTCGCGCTCGGCCTAATACCCAATGCCTCCGCCGAGCCCGCCCCGGCCCCGCCGGCGCCGGCGTGCGGGGCCGAGTCCCGCGGCGGGTGCCACGACAGGCCCGAGGCCCTGAAGCTCAAGGTGGTGGCGATCGCGGCCATCCTGGCAACGAGCATGATCGGGGTCGGCGCCCCGCTGTTCTCCCGGGAGGTCCCCGCGCTGAAGCCCGACCGGAAGCTGTTCGTCATCATCAAGGCCTTCGCCTCCGGGGTCATTCTGGCCACGGGGTACATGCACGTGATGCCCGACTCCTTCGACGACCTGCGGTCCGAGTGCCTGCCCGAGGTCCCGTGGCGGAAGTTCCCGTTCACCACGTTCGTCGCGATGCTCTCCGCCGTGATCACTCTGATGGTGGACTCGTACGCCATGGCCTACTACAAGAAGATCAATGCCAAGAtaagcagcggcggcggcggcgggggcggggaTGCGAATGGTCAAGCGAAGGACGCGGTGGTGGGGTTAGAGCATGGAGGGGCCGAGGCGCACCtgcacggcggcggcggcgccggcgcGATCGAGGGAGAGAAGGAGCAGCTGCTGAGGTATAGAGTCGTGGCTCAGGTGCTGGAGCTGGGCATCGTGGTGCACTCGGTGGTGATAGGCCTCTCGTTGGGGGCCTCCGACAATCCATGCACGATCCGGCCGCTCATCGCCGCCCTCTGCTTCCACCAGATGTTCGAGGGGATGGGCCTCGGCGGGTGCATACTACAGGTACGTCGATCTATTcccgacacgacacgacacgacacgagaACTCATGTGTTCTTCAGTCGGCTACTTTCGGCTATGGTAGGATGCTAACACGAACGAGTGACATGGTTTGACAGGCGGAGTTCGGGCTCAAGGTGAAGTTTATCATGGCCTTCTTCTTCTCGGCCACCACGCCGTTCGGGATTGCGCTCGGGATCGGCCTGTCGAACGTGTACAGCGACAGCTCCCCGGCGGCGCTGATCGTGGAGGGGCTGCTGAACGCGTCGTCGGCAGGGTTGCTGAACTACATGGCCCTCGTGGACCTCCTCGCCGCCGATTTCCTGGGCCCGAGGTTGCAGGCCGACATGAAGCTCCAATCGTGGGCCTACGTCGCGGTCCTGTTCGGAGCCGGATTCATGGCCCTGATGGCTAAATGGGCCtagctttatttttatttactttttctagTGAATTAGGTGTTTTACTCCTTTTTGTCTATTTCAAAATTCGTATGTTTAGAATCGCGTTGTTTTTCAGGGAGGGAATGGAATTATTGGCggtgaaaattttcatttatggCATCAATATCTCTTAAATCCAGAGAACTTTTGGTAGATATTCAATCGAAGTTCCATTAAAAATCAAGTTTGAGACTCGAATTCTTTTACACGATAAAAAAAATCCTGATCAAATCAAGTAGAATTAAGGTCATATAAAAACGATCTAGTTAGGGCTGAGCCCattataaaataaatcttggttttcttttctttttctttttttttttcaagatccAAAGCACAAATCTTTATGATATGTGCGTACGGTTTTTAAGTAAGCTTCGACGTAGCACCAAAGAGTCGTTGAATTTCACTCAACCAATGGAATAAGAATAGCAGGGACCCAAGTTAATAAGCAATCATCAGCTGCCACTGCACATGACAGACATCACACATCGCTGTACCAAAGAAGGCTACTCATGTAATAGAccattaatattttaaaatatttacatgATGGTCCAAGCATCCTGAGtttctttttatagaaaatgctgaaagcgtgtttaaatttttacaccacgaaaagggaaaatgacacaaatgatttcTCACTTTAATCAAATacataatgtgatttatgaactttttattCATTCAACATGATCCTTAGACTTTAGCTTGATATACAATAtcgtctttgaatttttaatttttctcaatgTGACCCCAAGCTTTTGGTATATATTCAAtccaatttctaaattatatgaaaatgtttattattGTCCTTGAGTTTAAATAAATGGaaggacaatattgaatatcCATATCATTGagagactaaattgaacatgttaAAAAAACCTAGgaaccacattaaataaattacatttttaaGGATGACAATATACCTTAACCTAAAGTTCATTATCACTTTGAACAAATTACAAATTCAGGATCACATTACAAATTAAAAGGCTTAGAACTAAACTAATCAAATTTTGCCTGCACTTTCAGCACGCCACGTCATGTCTATCACTGAGGCGAGGAATGGCGTGCCCTATCCAAATTGAACAACATCAGTGCACCCATTGCTCCGATCACTGGCCGCACGGGTTTGCAATAGATCTCAATGTTGCTTTAGGCGTGTCCGATCATGCTCGCGTCCATGCTTGCTGCATTTCTGGAGTCCGCATCACCCCTCGCCTGCCTTCAATTGACTTTCCAAGTTTCCTTTTTGCATTCATCAGTTCGGCAAGTGATGAGAATGAGTCAATTTTCATGGAAAGAACCCGCAATCATCGACCTGTCAGTGAAACGAGCAAGAAAGCATCTGAAGTTATGAGGGGACAACACAATATGCAACAAACAAAAACACCAAATTCGACCCAGAATTAACAACTCTCTCaatgtacaagacccgacatgcTACAAACTGGGGATGTAGGGTTTCTATATTACCCAACCCGACCATAATCATAAGGGTCGCGTTCTCTCTCTAGTCCTATCTGACCCGAAATGGATTGGGCCCAAAACGAAAACCCAGGTGTCAATGACAATTTGTAGAACAGACAGCAACACCAACCAGTTTTATGCATTAACTCATCAATCTTTCGTTTGTTGCATAGGGTTTCTAAGGGTTCAGTTGGTACATGAAAAAAAGAATCTAAGACGTGATTTTTTTGCCGAGTACCTTATGATGTTTCCTAGGAATTGGGATAGCTAAAGCTTCCTGAAAATACACTGATTCATAAGCATCACCTCCCATAACCGGCACTGATAAAATCTCCGTCCCTAGTTTCTCATCCTCCAAGTAGTGCAAGGTCAACGCACCGATCATACTCTACATATAAACCTATCAAAGTAGGTCGATTCGGGTTTGAGACATGTCATAAATGGTTGAActcaaattaattcatttaacctgtttatgacccatttattgtaAATATagtacttcattttcttttttctttcctttttttgtgacttcttcctcttcgccgtTGGCCGACCGactaggtccttatttgaaataaagtctgCTTCCaatccttatttaagaaaatgaaagcactttgagccttttttggaattttcccaaaaaaaagaatgtacaaaggaaaatcaaattagatttcCATTCCaaatagtgaaaatatttttttgatttattttcaatgGGATAAAAATGAGACGATTCCGAGTACAGACATTTATATATTGCCATTTTCCTTGAATgtgtaaaaaagaagaagaagaatttgcCATGTCTGCAACAGAATCATAAAATGATGtcatcattttgatcaattgcaTTATTTAAAGTACAAGACTTTATAGAAATATCATATCTAATAACTGAAATGTATTGCCAATAATGCCATGTAAAGCGAAATCACAATCATATTATATTTGTTTctgtaaatataaataaaacaatCACATTTGAGTAAAAAATGATTCTCGACATGTTCCAcgtttttttttgtgtttttttgggTTTAATAAGTAAGTATTATAGAGCAAATGAAGTACAACAGCTTAGGGGCAACCCCCAACATTACAAATAGAtctaataattcaaaaagatgGAGGTAGGAAGTCTCTATATAGTAGCCAATACAACATTTGACGGGAAGATCTAACTTTTTGTTAAAGTGAAGCTCTACCTATTACATTTTTACGCACCTTGGCTAAAATAATATGGAtgtcaattgttttattttgaaatcatTTATAGTTATGCTCCATCCAAATGCAATATATGGCTGCCGGAAAAAAGCACTTTGAGGAGTCTCGCCACCAAATCTTTGCCCTTCGTTGCCCTAATCATCCATTGAAGTTCTTCATTCCATCCTCCTAAAAACCACTTAATCCCATGTTGCACAAGTATACTACGCCAAATGCTGCCTATCCATTCGCACCGGAAGAATAAATGAGTTATGTTCCATGTTATTTATCCGTGTATATTTGAttcaataaaagaaatgaatacTCTTCCACAAGTTCAGAAATTATGCAGGAGATAGAAGTTCTATTGACAATATGGCATACTTGAGTTTTGTATAAGAGTTCAAGTATTTTACTAGCACAGTTCTTAATcatttatcaacaaaatttgtTATATGATCGTACTAAATGCAAGTATCATGTATAATCCATTTCTCTCGATGTCGATGACCTATGCTTGAATAATCCAAGAATTTAGACTTGATTTTACATGTCTTGTCACAATGGGAGAAACGGATGCAATGTGAGACTTCAAATTTCTTTGCTCCATCAGGAGCGTAAAATGATAGCCATTTGAGGTGGAGACTGTTCATAATGTTATGCATCATATTGTCATGAGAATTTTATTggtttaaataatttgtttcgcaaaaaatgattgatttgaagaatattttctcaaaataattgatcatattGTTTAGAATAATTAgccaacaaaaaaattgtttcattCTTGGCAAAAGTTTATgcctaaattttttcatgagcaatgataatatttttcattgtacatttttataagtgatacaagcgattattttcataaaaataatttttttaaaatatgggATTTTTGCGAAACAGATGGatttaagtttttcaatttgaggtgaaatattttctaaaccACATTTGGTAAACCGTCCTAAATATTTGTCGTAGTTTATATGCGTTGTTATTTCTTACTCCCCTTAAATTAGATATTAAGTAGTCCATCCTGCTGCCAAGGGAACGTGCCATGTGCGGCCAGATGTCAAATGACAAAGTTAGCTGAGTTTGGAGCATGACTCGTGAATCTAAATCAAATCATGTTCACACAATTGAAGTTTCTAAGGTCACACCCATCAAAGCGCAAAAAGAATAGATTCTTCTTAATTTCCATGTCGATATCCGAAGTGATAAGTCATAGTTGATTCCTAATgtctataaaataaataaataaataaaatcagcaGCATctctaaatttctaaaattattaaaGATAATTAAACAGAATACAAAATCTCAATCACGACAACTGCTTATGCGCGCTCGCGTCGCCCACCGAAAGTCTACTAGTTATAGAATAGTACTTGTCCAGTTCGCCTTCTTTCTCATTTTAAGTACAAATATTTCACAATTTCAGTCTAAAATgcctcaaaagaaattaaaatttagagcTCCAATGCCATATCTAATATCATATATAAAGTTGGCTCCTCCTAATTAATGCACCGTGTCGATTAtgggaaaagacaaaaacgAATTCAATGAGTAATATCTaatctaattaaatttaatatagtACGTATAACGTTGTTCtcctaataaataataaatatctaATCCAGTTTAATCTActttatttaaatttgatatcTAAGATATGTAcacttttttttggtcaagaagATATATAAACACTTGGCTCCTGCTATTAGTTAGCCACATTAATTAGATCgctttattatttaaaaaaacaccATAGATTGGCCAAATGCAATCCAATCTAATCTGATATCTAGTcttgtatgtatgtatgtatgtatgtatgtatgtatgtatgtatgtaaaGAAGGTTTATCACGGCGGCATCATTCGAAGATAAAACCGATTTTTAGCTTAGATTTGTAACCAGCTGCCATCATTTCCTAGATACTAGGCTGGCAGTCGTCGAGAGGCCAATGCAGTAGAGCTAAGATCAGGCCGGGGGTGTTTCCAAATTTGGTTACAAATCCCTCCGTAGTTAACCCTTCCGTTTTATTTATGTGGAACGGGGGCTCCGATAACCACGGCCTTTGTTTAAGGTCCTTAGGCTGGACCAATCTAGTcttatatgtatgtatatatgtatgtaagaAGGTTTTCCACGGCGGCATCATTTGAAGATAAAACCGATTTTTAGCTTAGAAgtaggaaaacaaaaagataaattatCAACCCACatgtcctgaaaaatcaatggTGGACTCACACCATACCGAAACCTTAACGTTCGGTCTATTGCTCATAAAACAAAATGATGCTTTGAGTTGGGAAAGGTTTTTTAGTATAGCCATTATGGTCGCTCGCCAAAGACGATACAAGGTTGGCATTCGGATGCGGTTCGTGAAGCTCTCTTGGTACCGCTACATAGAACATGGTATACATTATCGACGATTATCATCTAAAGAAAACTCTAAGTCTCGAGACGCACTAACAGTCTGGGCTTGATCAGATAACCAGCCAGTCAATAGGACATCGTGGACCTTGGACATTGAGCAACATTTTCAATATTTCTACTGGTCGGTAAACAACTATCTGCTCCTTGGAGccactttttaaatttatgccTTCTCTTTTATGGCTGAAAATGTACTCTGTAATAGTTTCATTaatcaatcatcaatcaatcaccCAAAAAGACCgcataaaaataaataggaaaaaaataagattgtGATATATGTTGGGGTTAAATTATTGATCCGTTTTCTAGAGTTTCTTAGATTTTCTCTAAGACTCAATTATCTAGACGGTCCTAGGTGAACTCTTGCGGTAGTTAAAATTAGGGACGAATATTGATGGAAAATGTGttcttcccttttcttgaaACACTTTCGGTCGTTTTCATTGATTATTGTTTTCCAACTGACTGATTCAAAGTTCCAGAAGCGAATCATATAGCATTTAGTAAATTTAAGCATGATCAAGCCGAGGCTTAATTTTTTAAACCGTCTTTGCGGCAATGTGTTACATATCTGACAGATGAATAATTACTCCAACATATGTGATATTGCTGTGGAAGGCCTCCTTGTTATTCAAGATCATCTCTGAAAATAAAATGCCAAGAGAACTGTataaaatggataaaaaaaaatacctatGTATTGAGGATGcatttgttttgcggaaaatcaataagttagaaaacattttccaaactaaaaagATTCACTTGTATTGCATGCGAAATTGAATTGACAGAATtgcattttcatcatcaatgaaaatgctTAAGATAGAACGTCATTggttattaaattattttttgtcaaattattattatttttttggtcagatttttttgtcaaattattattcTAGGCAATGAGGACAATTATTTTTAGGTAACTTACGTAATGAAGTAAAGCACTCACACTTGGCAGAGACACTGCTGGATTTTTGAACTAATGTCGATTCTTTATTAGTCCCGGGAAAGTTACATGAAGAGTAGGTAGAAAGCATGTTTCTTTTGACCTACAGGTTGCGGTCCTTTTCGTCCACAttaaaagagggggaaaaaccTCCCTTTCGTCCATTTGTAAGGAAGTTATCATCATAGCAACTCACTCACGAGACGAAGACA
Protein-coding regions in this window:
- the LOC104446492 gene encoding fe(2+) transport protein 1; the protein is MADASTNRRRNRPPTAAAAAAAALLLAVFLALGLIPNASAEPAPAPPAPACGAESRGGCHDRPEALKLKVVAIAAILATSMIGVGAPLFSREVPALKPDRKLFVIIKAFASGVILATGYMHVMPDSFDDLRSECLPEVPWRKFPFTTFVAMLSAVITLMVDSYAMAYYKKINAKISSGGGGGGGDANGQAKDAVVGLEHGGAEAHLHGGGGAGAIEGEKEQLLRYRVVAQVLELGIVVHSVVIGLSLGASDNPCTIRPLIAALCFHQMFEGMGLGGCILQAEFGLKVKFIMAFFFSATTPFGIALGIGLSNVYSDSSPAALIVEGLLNASSAGLLNYMALVDLLAADFLGPRLQADMKLQSWAYVAVLFGAGFMALMAKWA